The following are from one region of the Sulfurimicrobium lacus genome:
- the cphA gene encoding cyanophycin synthetase produces MEKNGMKFLRIMSLRGPNIWTYRPVLEVWVDIGALEDSPSNTIPGFYERLSSWLPALSEHRCGVGEKGGFLLRLREGTWAGHILEHVTIELQNQAGMQTGFGKARETSTRGVYKVVVRARHEEVSRACLHAARDLVMAAIEDRPFDVPATIAHLRDLADDCLLGPSTACIVDAATERKIPSIRLTEGNLVQLGYGARQRRIWTAETDQTSAIAEGIASDKDLTKSLLQSCGVPVPEGRVADSPADAWEAAEDIGVPVVVKPSDGNHGRGVSTELMTREEVEAAYVLADAEGSEVIVERFIHGNEHRLLVVAGRVAAAARGESATVLGDGRSTIVELIDSQINTDPRRGTTEDYPLNVVRVEDDAAVRLEITRQGYTPDSVPPQGKDVLIQRNGNVAFDVTDLVHPSVAATVSLAARIIGLDIAGVDLVAEDITRPLAEQGGAIVEINAGPGLLMHLKPASGEPRPIGRAIVDSLFAADENGRFPIVGVTGTHGKTMVARLVARLLNLSGRHVGLASSDGLYLDQRLVEQGDRATWGAAHKILINRAVDAAVFESGSRTILSEGLAYDRCQVAVVTNLDPAAQLREFYIETAEQMFNVLRTLVDVVLPDGAAVLNADDPMVAKMAPLCDGDVIFFGSDAQVPAIVEHRASGKRAVFVRDGRMVLATGRDEFALAELAAIPLASAGQDVGNILAAVGAAWALGISHDLIRAGIQTYGLDQAGAAGKEIISTAA; encoded by the coding sequence ATGGAAAAGAATGGCATGAAGTTCCTCAGGATCATGTCTCTGCGCGGGCCGAACATCTGGACGTATCGCCCGGTTCTGGAAGTGTGGGTCGATATCGGCGCCTTGGAAGATTCCCCTTCCAACACCATTCCCGGTTTTTACGAACGTCTGTCGTCATGGCTGCCGGCGCTGAGCGAGCACCGTTGCGGCGTAGGTGAAAAAGGCGGGTTCCTGCTGCGTTTGCGCGAGGGGACCTGGGCCGGCCACATCCTCGAACATGTCACCATCGAGTTGCAGAATCAGGCCGGCATGCAGACCGGTTTCGGCAAGGCGCGCGAGACTTCCACGCGCGGCGTGTACAAGGTCGTGGTGCGGGCACGGCACGAAGAAGTCAGCCGTGCCTGCCTGCACGCCGCACGCGACCTGGTGATGGCGGCGATCGAGGATCGCCCTTTCGACGTGCCCGCCACCATCGCGCATCTGCGCGACCTGGCCGATGATTGCCTGCTGGGGCCGAGCACGGCGTGCATCGTCGATGCGGCCACGGAACGTAAAATCCCGTCGATCCGTCTCACCGAAGGCAACCTGGTGCAGCTGGGCTATGGCGCCCGCCAGCGCCGCATCTGGACGGCGGAGACCGATCAGACCAGCGCCATTGCCGAGGGCATCGCGAGCGACAAGGATCTGACCAAGAGTCTGCTGCAGTCCTGCGGCGTGCCGGTGCCCGAGGGGCGCGTGGCTGACAGCCCGGCGGATGCCTGGGAAGCCGCTGAAGACATTGGCGTTCCGGTAGTCGTCAAGCCGAGCGACGGCAACCACGGGCGCGGCGTGTCGACCGAGCTGATGACGCGCGAGGAGGTCGAGGCCGCCTACGTGCTGGCCGACGCCGAGGGTAGCGAAGTGATCGTCGAGCGTTTCATCCATGGCAACGAGCACCGTCTGCTGGTCGTGGCCGGGCGGGTGGCAGCTGCAGCGCGCGGCGAGTCGGCGACCGTGCTGGGCGACGGGCGCTCGACCATCGTCGAGCTGATCGACAGCCAGATCAACACCGACCCGCGGCGCGGCACCACCGAGGACTACCCGCTCAACGTGGTGCGCGTCGAAGACGATGCCGCGGTCCGGCTGGAAATTACGCGCCAAGGCTATACGCCCGACTCGGTTCCGCCGCAGGGCAAGGATGTGCTGATCCAGCGCAACGGCAACGTCGCCTTCGACGTCACCGACCTGGTCCATCCCAGCGTCGCCGCAACCGTCTCGCTTGCCGCCCGGATCATCGGGCTGGATATCGCGGGAGTCGACCTGGTCGCCGAAGATATTACGCGCCCGCTGGCAGAGCAGGGCGGCGCGATCGTCGAGATCAATGCCGGACCTGGCCTGCTCATGCATCTCAAGCCTGCTTCCGGAGAGCCGCGTCCGATCGGCCGCGCGATCGTCGACAGCCTTTTCGCTGCGGATGAGAACGGTCGTTTCCCCATCGTCGGCGTCACTGGCACACATGGAAAAACCATGGTCGCGCGGCTTGTGGCGCGGCTGCTCAACTTGAGCGGACGACATGTCGGGCTCGCCAGCAGCGACGGGCTTTATCTCGACCAACGCCTGGTCGAGCAAGGCGATCGCGCCACCTGGGGCGCGGCGCACAAGATACTCATTAACCGCGCGGTCGATGCCGCGGTTTTCGAGAGCGGCAGCCGCACCATCCTGAGCGAGGGGCTTGCCTACGACCGCTGTCAGGTGGCGGTGGTCACCAACCTCGACCCGGCCGCCCAGTTGCGCGAGTTCTACATCGAAACCGCCGAGCAGATGTTCAACGTGCTGCGCACGCTGGTCGACGTGGTGCTCCCCGACGGAGCCGCAGTGCTCAACGCCGACGATCCCATGGTGGCGAAAATGGCGCCTTTATGCGATGGCGACGTGATTTTCTTCGGTTCGGATGCGCAAGTTCCCGCTATCGTCGAACACCGCGCATCGGGCAAACGTGCGGTATTCGTGCGCGATGGGCGCATGGTGCTGGCCACGGGTCGGGACGAATTTGCGCTGGCCGAGCTGGCGGCCATTCCCCTCGCGAGTGCCGGGCAGGATGTCGGGAATATTCTGGCTGCGGTCGGGGCGGCATGGGCGTTGGGCATATCCCATGATCTGATTCGTGCCGGCATCCAGACTTACGGGCTGGACCAGGCTGGCGCCGCAGGCAAGGAAATCATTAGCACGGCCGCGTAG
- the cphA gene encoding cyanophycin synthetase has translation MQVSRIRALRGPNLWSRRTAIEAIVSCTEEECSIGGIPGFESRLRARFPEIGALQTAGHEEAVSMAHALELAALGLQAHAGCPVTFSRTARTLEKGVYQAVVEYSEEEVGRLALELAEALCNAAAEDKPFDLVDALARLRELDEDVRLGPSTGAIVQAAVARAIPCRRLTKGSLVQFGWGSRQRRIQAAETARTSAIAEAIAQDKELTKKLLDAAGVPVPRGRPVADVDDAWAAAQEIGGAVVVKPRAGNQGKGVAVNIATRDQVMAAYAASAEYSSSVIVEQYVPGNDFRLLVVGGQVIAAARRDPPQVIGDGVHTIRELVEQVNRDPHRSEGHATSLTKIRFDDIALATLAKQSYKADSVPAAGELVILRNNANLSTGGSATDVTDDVHPEMAASAVAAARMIGLDICGVDMVCDCVHQSLEEQGGVVVEVNAAPGLRMHLAPSFGKARAVGEAIVSSMFAPSDDGRIPVVAVAGTNGKTTTVRLIAHLLGQSGLRVGMTNSDGVYIEGGRIDTGDCSGPKSARTVLLHPDVDAAVLETARGGVLREGLAFDRCDVAVVTNIGTGDHLGLSYISTVEDLAVVKRVIVENVAPGGVAVLNAADPMAAGMASACPGSVTFFALDRQHPVIATHRARGQRVAYAEGDAIVLAEGDFEQRLPLSGIPLTRNGTIAFQVENAMAAIAAVWALGLDWDVVRAGLATFVNDAQTAPGRFNVFAYRGATLIADYGHNPDAILALVRAIDQMPAKRRIVVISGAGDRRDIDIRHQTQILGNAFDEVILYQDQCQRGRADGEVLALLQEGLAQASRTKVIEEIRGEFLATDTALAHLEAGDLCLILVDQVDEALAHIAKRIAEG, from the coding sequence ATGCAAGTATCACGTATCCGGGCGCTGCGCGGCCCCAATCTGTGGAGTCGGCGCACCGCCATCGAGGCGATTGTGTCCTGCACCGAGGAAGAATGCTCGATCGGCGGCATACCCGGCTTCGAATCCAGGCTACGCGCGCGCTTCCCGGAGATCGGCGCACTGCAGACAGCAGGACACGAGGAAGCGGTCTCCATGGCGCATGCGCTCGAGCTCGCGGCGCTCGGTCTTCAGGCGCATGCGGGATGCCCGGTGACATTCAGCCGTACGGCAAGGACGCTCGAAAAGGGCGTGTATCAGGCCGTCGTCGAATACAGTGAAGAAGAAGTCGGCCGGCTCGCGCTCGAACTCGCCGAAGCGCTTTGCAATGCTGCAGCGGAGGATAAGCCGTTCGATCTGGTCGACGCGCTGGCGCGTTTGCGCGAGCTCGACGAGGATGTGCGCCTGGGTCCCAGCACGGGCGCTATCGTCCAGGCCGCGGTGGCGCGCGCGATACCCTGTCGGCGCCTGACCAAGGGCAGCCTGGTGCAGTTCGGCTGGGGTAGCCGGCAGCGCCGCATCCAGGCCGCCGAGACGGCGCGCACCAGTGCGATTGCCGAGGCGATCGCCCAGGATAAAGAGTTGACGAAAAAGTTGCTCGATGCGGCAGGCGTGCCGGTGCCGCGCGGTCGGCCGGTGGCGGATGTCGACGACGCCTGGGCTGCTGCTCAGGAAATCGGCGGCGCGGTGGTGGTGAAGCCCCGGGCCGGCAACCAGGGGAAGGGAGTCGCCGTGAACATCGCGACCCGCGACCAGGTCATGGCCGCTTATGCGGCTTCCGCCGAGTACAGTTCGTCGGTCATCGTCGAGCAATATGTTCCGGGCAACGATTTTCGCCTGCTGGTGGTGGGGGGGCAGGTCATCGCAGCAGCGCGCCGCGATCCGCCCCAGGTCATCGGCGACGGCGTTCATACCATCCGCGAGCTGGTCGAGCAGGTAAACAGAGACCCACACCGCAGCGAGGGACATGCAACCTCCCTGACCAAGATACGCTTCGACGACATCGCACTCGCGACCCTTGCCAAGCAGTCCTATAAGGCCGACTCGGTGCCCGCCGCCGGTGAACTGGTGATCCTGCGCAACAATGCGAACCTGAGCACCGGCGGTTCGGCGACCGATGTCACCGACGACGTGCACCCGGAGATGGCGGCGAGTGCGGTGGCCGCCGCGCGCATGATCGGGCTCGATATCTGCGGCGTCGACATGGTGTGCGACTGCGTGCACCAGTCGCTCGAAGAGCAGGGCGGGGTGGTCGTAGAAGTCAACGCCGCGCCCGGCTTGCGCATGCATCTGGCCCCTTCGTTCGGCAAGGCGCGCGCGGTGGGTGAGGCGATCGTTTCCTCGATGTTCGCCCCAAGCGACGACGGCCGCATTCCTGTGGTGGCTGTGGCCGGAACCAACGGCAAAACCACGACCGTCCGGCTGATTGCCCACCTGCTCGGCCAGAGCGGCCTGCGCGTCGGGATGACCAATTCCGACGGGGTTTACATCGAAGGCGGTCGCATCGATACCGGCGACTGCAGTGGACCCAAGAGCGCTCGCACCGTGCTGCTTCATCCCGACGTCGATGCGGCCGTGCTGGAAACCGCGCGTGGCGGCGTGCTGCGCGAGGGGCTCGCGTTCGATCGCTGCGATGTGGCAGTGGTCACGAATATCGGCACGGGAGACCACCTGGGTCTCAGCTACATCAGCACGGTCGAAGATCTCGCCGTGGTGAAGCGCGTCATCGTCGAGAACGTCGCTCCCGGCGGTGTTGCCGTGCTCAATGCGGCCGACCCGATGGCCGCTGGCATGGCCAGTGCCTGCCCGGGCTCGGTGACGTTCTTTGCGCTCGACCGCCAGCACCCGGTCATAGCCACGCACCGCGCCCGCGGACAGCGCGTGGCTTATGCCGAGGGCGATGCGATCGTGCTGGCGGAAGGCGATTTCGAACAGCGCCTCCCCTTGTCTGGCATTCCCCTTACACGCAACGGCACCATCGCGTTCCAGGTCGAGAATGCCATGGCTGCCATCGCTGCCGTCTGGGCTCTGGGCCTTGACTGGGATGTTGTCCGCGCCGGGCTCGCGACCTTCGTCAACGATGCGCAGACCGCGCCGGGTCGCTTCAACGTTTTTGCGTATCGCGGTGCCACCCTGATCGCTGATTATGGACATAACCCGGATGCCATTCTTGCGCTGGTACGCGCCATCGACCAGATGCCGGCGAAGCGCCGGATCGTCGTGATCAGCGGCGCTGGCGATCGTCGTGACATCGATATCCGTCATCAGACGCAGATACTGGGCAATGCTTTCGATGAGGTCATCTTGTACCAGGATCAATGCCAGCGCGGTCGTGCCGACGGCGAGGTGTTGGCGCTGCTGCAGGAGGGCTTGGCACAGGCGTCGCGCACCAAGGTGATCGAGGAGATCCGTGGCGAGTTCCTGGCTACCGATACGGCGCTTGCTCATCTCGAAGCAGGGGATCTGTGCTTGATTCTTGTCGACCAGGTTGACGAAGCGCTGGCCCACATCGCGAAGCGGATCGCCGAGGGCTGA
- a CDS encoding rRNA large subunit pseudouridine synthase E — translation MLILFNKPYGVICQFSSDGMHPTLKDYVQIPGVYPAGRLDTDSEGLLILTDDGALQHKISHPRHKQAKTYWVQVEGNPTPEALAQLRRGVNLGDFVSQPAKAKIIPEPPGLWPRNPPVRFRKEIPTSWIELIIREGKNRQVRRMTAKVGFPTLRLIRSRIGEWSVEGLAPGTWREMTTAK, via the coding sequence ATGCTCATCCTGTTCAACAAACCCTACGGCGTGATCTGCCAGTTCAGCAGCGATGGCATGCACCCCACGCTCAAGGACTACGTGCAAATCCCCGGCGTCTACCCCGCCGGCAGGCTGGACACCGACAGCGAGGGACTGCTGATTTTAACTGATGATGGCGCCCTGCAACACAAAATCAGCCACCCCCGCCACAAGCAGGCCAAGACTTACTGGGTGCAGGTAGAGGGCAACCCCACGCCGGAAGCGCTGGCGCAGCTGCGCCGCGGCGTGAATCTGGGCGACTTTGTCAGCCAGCCCGCCAAAGCAAAAATAATCCCCGAACCGCCCGGCCTGTGGCCGCGCAATCCGCCAGTCCGCTTCCGCAAGGAAATCCCCACCAGCTGGATCGAGCTGATTATCCGTGAGGGCAAAAATCGTCAGGTACGGCGCATGACGGCCAAGGTCGGCTTCCCCACCCTGCGCCTGATCCGCTCTCGCATCGGCGAGTGGAGCGTTGAAGGACTGGCACCGGGCACGTGGCGAGAGATGACAACGGCAAAATAA